Proteins encoded together in one Bacteroides zoogleoformans window:
- a CDS encoding acyl-CoA dehydrogenase family protein, protein MANFYTEIPELKYHLNNPMMERICELKERGYEDKNKYDYAPQDYADVMDSYDKVLEITGEITGEIIAPNAEGVDEEGPRCANGRVEYAHGTKQNLDAMVKAGLNGMTMPRRFGGLNFPITPYTMCAEIVAAADAGFGNIWSLQDCIETLYEFGNEDQHSRFIPRICAGETMSMDLTEPDAGSDLQSVMLKATYDEAENCWRLNGVKRFITNGDADLHLVLARSEEGTKDGRGLSMFIYDKKEGGVDVRRIENKLGIHGSPTCELVYKNAKAELCGERKLGLIKYVMALMNGARLGIAAQSVGLSQAAYNEGLAYAKDRKQFGKAIIEFPAVYDMLAIMKAKLDAGRALLYQTSRYVDIYKALDDIARERKLTPEERQEQKKYAKLADAFTPLAKGMNSEYANQNAYDCIQIHGGSGFMLEYACQRIYRDARITSIYEGTTQLQTVAAIRYVTNGSYIATLRDYETIPCSAEMQPLMDRIQEMANKLDACTNAVKETANQELLDFTARRLYEMAAVCIMSHLIVQDATTAPELFGKSALVYVNYAEAEVEKHFNFIRKFKAEELESYRK, encoded by the coding sequence CTCGTATGACAAAGTACTTGAAATCACAGGAGAAATCACAGGAGAAATCATTGCGCCCAATGCTGAAGGCGTGGACGAAGAAGGCCCTCGCTGCGCCAACGGCCGTGTGGAATACGCCCACGGCACCAAGCAGAACCTCGACGCCATGGTGAAGGCCGGACTGAACGGCATGACCATGCCCCGACGCTTCGGCGGCTTGAACTTCCCGATTACTCCTTACACCATGTGTGCCGAAATCGTAGCCGCCGCCGATGCGGGATTCGGGAACATCTGGTCACTGCAAGACTGTATAGAGACGCTCTATGAGTTCGGCAACGAAGACCAGCACAGCCGTTTCATCCCCCGCATCTGTGCCGGAGAAACCATGTCGATGGACTTGACCGAGCCGGATGCCGGCTCAGACCTGCAAAGCGTCATGCTGAAAGCCACCTACGACGAAGCCGAAAACTGCTGGCGACTGAACGGCGTGAAGCGCTTCATCACGAACGGAGATGCTGACTTGCATCTGGTACTGGCTCGCTCGGAAGAAGGCACGAAAGACGGCCGCGGCCTGTCCATGTTCATCTACGACAAGAAAGAAGGCGGCGTAGACGTGCGCCGCATCGAGAATAAGCTGGGCATCCACGGCTCGCCCACCTGCGAGTTGGTTTATAAGAATGCCAAGGCAGAACTTTGCGGCGAGCGCAAGCTCGGCTTGATAAAATACGTCATGGCTCTGATGAACGGTGCCCGTCTGGGTATCGCCGCTCAGTCGGTAGGTCTGTCGCAGGCTGCCTATAACGAAGGACTGGCGTACGCCAAAGACCGCAAACAGTTCGGCAAAGCCATCATCGAGTTCCCCGCCGTATATGACATGCTGGCCATCATGAAGGCCAAACTGGATGCCGGGCGCGCGTTGCTGTATCAGACTTCGCGCTACGTGGATATCTACAAGGCATTGGACGACATCGCCCGCGAACGCAAGCTCACTCCCGAAGAACGTCAGGAACAGAAGAAATATGCCAAACTGGCCGACGCCTTTACTCCGCTGGCCAAAGGCATGAACTCCGAGTATGCCAACCAGAACGCGTACGACTGCATTCAGATTCACGGCGGTTCGGGTTTTATGCTGGAATATGCCTGCCAGCGCATCTATCGCGACGCGCGTATCACCTCCATCTACGAGGGTACCACGCAGTTACAGACCGTGGCTGCCATCCGCTATGTGACGAACGGTTCGTACATCGCCACCCTGCGCGACTATGAGACCATCCCCTGCAGCGCGGAAATGCAACCGCTGATGGATCGCATCCAGGAAATGGCAAACAAGCTGGATGCCTGCACCAATGCCGTGAAAGAAACCGCCAACCAAGAGTTGCTGGACTTCACCGCCCGCCGTCTGTACGAGATGGCAGCCGTATGCATCATGTCGCACCTGATTGTCCAAGACGCCACAACAGCGCCGGAGCTGTTCGGCAAGTCCGCCTTGGTTTATGTGAACTATGCCGAAGCCGAAGTAGAGAAACACTTCAACTTCATCCGTAAGTTCAAGGCCGAAGAGTTGGAAAGCTACCGCAAGTAG